A section of the Malania oleifera isolate guangnan ecotype guangnan chromosome 2, ASM2987363v1, whole genome shotgun sequence genome encodes:
- the LOC131148449 gene encoding uncharacterized protein LOC131148449 translates to MADDPDFTVELDLTNFPSYGWPDYNSFIEDIRRQLPVRYSHNRPVLTPESQPPSHWFHVVLRTSENYAVRFAMRADNLYLVGYRFENSQQWFEFTETVTREDGSREIVQLIDESTLLGFSGGYNALLRAAETEWTSIGVNFTDVQQAVANLNTDNGQQRAKSLLKIIIMISEAIRFEELRQFISTNYNTASATVTPEHQTLVRSWGNLSGRLLRADIDPDLYYFRLPANNTLPIQTAEEAAAALGIIKDCVAVRQSSTFQRVSRAANLYGEPLVEVFSVSIKTSGGEIGLYGMVTVTDGLNSQYMYDRLREDPESIYSGDTITLTGPARSISAYDSFTIAVDLMDENADASTDEVSYGQLSWNVFVTANEYDTPLKKDVEGKGGSVTISYIVLSNAVQANVEIILINGDGKDPAQIFGIVTAASDQFSNYESMLKILIK, encoded by the coding sequence ATGGCGGATGATCCAGATTTCACAGTAGAGCTAGACCTTACGAATTTTCCCTCCTACGGCTGGCCAGACTACAACAGTTTCATTGAAGACATTCGCCGACAATTGCCCGTCCGATACTCTCATAATCGCCCTGTGCTTACCCCTGAATCGCAGCCACCATCTCACTGGTTCCATGTCGTATTGCGAACTTCTGAAAACTACGCTGTGAGATTCGCCATGCGAGCAGACAACCTCTACCTGGTGGGCTACCGGTTCGAGAATTCTCAACAATGGTTCGAGTTCACCGAAACCGTCACAAGGGAAGATGGTTCTCGGGAAATTGTACAGCTCATTGACGAATCCACACTCCTAGGCTTCAGCGGGGGGTACAATGCTTTGCTGAGAGCTGCCGAAACCGAATGGACAAGTATAGGAGTAAATTTCACCGACGTCCAACAAGCTGTGGCGAATCTCAACACCGACAACGGCCAGCAAAGAGCAAAATCGCTgctaaaaataattataatgatcAGTGAAGCCATTAGATTTGAAGAACTCAGACAGTTTATATCCACAAATTACAACACTGCATCAGCAACAGTCACTCCCGAGCATCAAACCCTGGTGCGCAGTTGGGGAAACCTATCTGGCCGACTCCTGCGTGCCGACATCGACCCCGACTTGTATTACTTTCGACTCCCGGCGAACAATACTCTGCCCATACAAACGGCTGAGGAAGCAGCTGCTGCACTTGGCATCATCAAGGATTGTGTCGCAGTACGCCAATCTTCGACGTTCCAAAGGGTTTCTCGTGCGGCGAACCTTTACGGGGAACCACTGGTGGAGGTGTTCTCGGTGAGTATCAAAACCTCCGGCGGAGAGATCGGCCTCTACGGCATGGTCACCGTCACCGACGGTCTGAATTCTCAGTACATGTATGACAGGCTCAGAGAGGATCCCGAGTCCATTTATTCAGGTGATACTATTACGTTGACCGGACCGGCTCGAAGCATCTCTGCCTATGACAGCTTCACCATCGCTGTAGATCTCATGGACGAAAACGCAGATGCGTCCACTGATGAAGTCTCCTATGGGCAACTCTCTTGGAATGTTTTCGTGACAGCGAATGAGTACGACACGCCCTTGAAGAAGGATGTTGAAGGCAAGGGAGGCTCGGTAACAATAAGCTATATAGTGTTAAGCAACGCTGTACAGGCCAATGTGGAGATTATCCTCATAAACGGAGATGGGAAAGATCCTGCCCAAATTTTTGGAATTGTGACTGCTGCCAGCGACCAATTTTCTAATTATGAAAGTATGCTCAAGATATTGATCAAGTAA